The following coding sequences lie in one Periophthalmus magnuspinnatus isolate fPerMag1 chromosome 24, fPerMag1.2.pri, whole genome shotgun sequence genomic window:
- the lratd1 gene encoding protein LRATD1 — MGNQLDRITHLNYSELPTGDPSGLEKDELRVGVAYFFSDEEEEVEERTPSDCGFKEQEDGDEEDRGPFTVSEVEYSAFCCQECIFSKLHEHEDLNVYTVKSLLTMCKPGDLLELVGTAQAPHWVIYEQDDRVIHLHKGEIRKDSLLELSNGRHGRIVNNRYRYRPLPADLVMQNAVGHVGLSTEDICWTNSESFAAWCRFGKREFKAGGEAHSAEHQYFLKVHLSGSGVHTLVFRSLEDMIRERRRVDACGILKELSLVNGGKE, encoded by the coding sequence ATGGGAAACCAACTGGACAGGATCACCCACCTCAACTACAGCGAGCTGCCCACGGGGGATCCGTCCGGCCTGGAGAAGGACGAGCTTCGGGTCGGCGTCGCCTATTTCTtctctgatgaagaggaggaggtggaggagcgcACACCGTCCGACTGCGGCTTCAAAGAACAAGAGGACGGAGACGAAGAGGACAGAGGCCCCTTCACGGTCAGCGAGGTGGAATATTCCGCGTTCTGCTGCCAGGAATGCATCTTCTCCAAACTGCACGAACACGAGGACTTGAACGTGTACACGGTGAAAAGTTTGCTGACTATGTGCAAACCTGGAGACCTGCTGGAGCTGGTGGGCACGGCTCAGGCGCCGCATTGGGTCATCTACGAGCAGGATGACCGGGTTATCCACCTGCACAAGGGGGAGATCCGTAAAGATAGTCTGCTTGAGCTCAGCAACGGGCGCCACGGGAGGATAGTGAACAACCGGTACCGTTATCGGCCGCTTCCCGCTGATTTGGTCATGCAGAACGCGGTCGGTCACGTTGGACTCAGCACTGAGGACATATGCTGGACCAACTCGGAAAGTTTTGCCGCGTGGTGCCGCTTCGGTAAACGCGAGTTTAAAGCGGGGGGAGAGGCGCACTCCGCGGAGCACCAGTATTTCCTCAAAGTGCACCTGTCCGGCAGCGGCGTGCACACGCTCGTGTTCCGCAGCCTCGAGGACATGATCCGCGAGAGGAGGCGAGTGGACGCCTGTGGGATTCTCAAAGAGCTGTCTTTGGTTAACGGGGGCAAGGAATGA